A single genomic interval of Aphidius gifuensis isolate YNYX2018 linkage group LG6, ASM1490517v1, whole genome shotgun sequence harbors:
- the LOC122859876 gene encoding uncharacterized protein LOC122859876 — MAKNPALQQAYCDFMNEYESQGHMVKASPVEDHSRCYYLPHHSVIKESSTSTKLRVVFNGSQKTNTGESLNDNLYEGPKLLNSLVSVLTQWRAYQYVFSCDIRQMFRQIIIHPDDQKYQRILWRHTLDSPVQEYELTTVTYGTKPAPFLALATLKQLELEEGDRFPLVKSAISQGSYMDDIYVGADNIQQGVDKVVQIQQMLHSGGFELRKWISNSSELLSKIPVEFHEKSSTSSDSNQVFRTLGLNWDTTADCFSYIPIVYKEPKAITKRVVLAQVAQLFDPLGWISPVIVKGKLFMQSLWKIQLDWDEPIPENLLGPWRDFVSQLSHLSEIKIPRWLNLTPTVSSIEIHGFGDASDAAIGAVVYLVSIDTLGVAKSNIIASKSKLAPIKAESNSSNKTRATWHHVPGEDNPADIVSRGTSSSQLHTDTLWWQGPAWIIKSQDSWPVLSNPEIDMTQVEEKPLICNVTSTRREEFLDNFSSLVKAVTAAALWRRFYQSFSLKYPVNKSSWITSEERQNALLGLVVNNQRLYFHEEIKQLSKGETLSKSSSLIKLTPFLDRDGALRVGGRLSKSLMTSEEKYPLILPKESKLTELVLHECHANTLHGGAQLMLATLRQQYWIVGGRLPVRSFINKCVVCVRHRAEAAQQLMGQLPASRVLKSRPFLHTGVDYAGPFELKTWSGKCNRSYKAYLVVFVCMASSAVHLDLATDYTTEGFLAAFKRFVSRRGRCEKLFSDCGTNFVGADAELKRMFKASSKEVKNLASLLAKDGTDWSFIPPGSPHFGGKWESVVKSAKHHIKRVIGDHKLTYEHFSTFLTQVECLLHSRPLCPMSEDPDDLQALTPGHFLIGEPLNAVPEPSVLDVPDNRLNKWRLLRKFMESFWDRWSKEYLQKYLVRSKWLKTSPCIKVGTMALVIDERLPPGKWALARVTEVFPGADGLVRAVTVKTQTAEYQRPVAKLCVLPIEVADESTSWRKHKLLTLYERKCSQNKDELILRSIRRVTFTALQKRQFRKFFTFRRKNGFIEDKIYRHLEPGCAFQPKLNRMKAYDLEALPTSNQKMHLYLGQASFDYSHNKDARVLVEAMDELENTNIHLVVNNNNNNNNNNNNNNNNNNNNNNNNNNNNNNNNNNNNNNNNNNNNNNNNNNNNNNNNNNNNNNNNNNNNNNNNNNNNNNNNNNNNNNNNNNNNNIAYFEDQ; from the exons ATGGCTAAAAATCCAGCTCTTCAACAGGCATATTGTGACTTCATGAATGAGTACGAGTCACAAGGTCACATGGTCAAAGCATCACCTGTTGAAGACCATTCTAGATGCTATTACCTACCACATCATAGTGTCATCAAAGAGTCGAGTACATCAACAAAGTTGAGAGTTGTATTTAACGGTTCACAAAAGACAAATACTGGTGAATCTTTAAACGACAACTTGTACGAGGGTCCCAAGTTATTGAATTCTTTGGTGTCTGTACTCACACAATGGAGAGCATATCAGTATGTTTTTTCGTGTGACATACGACAAATGTTCAGACAGATCATCATCCATCCTGATGATCAAAAGTATCAAAGAATTCTTTGGAGACATACACTCGACTCACCAGTTCAAGAGTACGAATTAACAACCGTAACATATGGTACCAAACCAGCACCATTTTTGGCTTTGGCTACTTTGAAGCAACTTGAACTGGAAGAGGGAGATAGGTTCCCGTTGGTTAAATCAGCTATTTCACAAGGGTCATATATGGATGACATATATGTTGGTGCTGATAATATACAACAAGGGGTTGACAAGGTGGtacaaatacaacaaatgcTTCACTCAGGTGGCTTCGAGCTGAGGAAATGGATAAGTAACTCGAGTGAGTTATTGAGTAAAATTCCAGTAGAATTTCATGAGAAATCATCCACCTCGAGTGATAGTAATCAAGTTTTCAGGACACTTGGTCTCAATTGGGATACAACAGCTGATTGTTTTAGTTATATTCCAATAGTATATAAAGAACCTAAAGCAATCACTAAGAGAGTCGTCTTAGCACAAGTGGCTCAACTATTCGATCCACTTGGTTGGATATCACCAGTCATAGTTAagggtaaattatttatgcaatCTTTATGGAAGATTCAGCTTGACTGGGATGAGCCAATTCCTGAAAATTTATTGGGTCCATGGAGAGACTTTGTCTCTCAACTGAGTCATCTATCTGAGATAAAAATACCGAGATGGTTGAATCTCACACCAACAGTTTCATCCATTGAGATTCATGGATTTGGTGACGCTTCTGATGCAGCAATTGGGGCTGTAGTGTACTTGGTGTCTATTGATACTCTTGGTGTAGCCAAGAGTAATATAATAGCATCAAAATCGAAGCTAGCACCTATTAAGGCCGAATCCAACAGCTCCAATAAAACTAGA GCAACCTGGCATCATGTGCCAGGTGAGGATAATCCAGCTGATATCGTATCACGTggtacatcatcatcacaactGCATACAGACACGTTGTGGTGGCAGGGTCCAGCCTGGATTATCAAAAGTCAAGATTCATGGCCTGTGTTGAGTAACCCAGAGATAGACATGACTCAGGTTGAAGAAAAGCCATTAATTTGCAATGTGACGTCAACCAGACGTGAAGAATTTTTGGACAACTTCTCGTCATTGGTCAAAGCTGTTACAGCAGCAGCTTTGTGGAGAAGATTTTATCAGAGTTTCTCGTTGAAATACCCTGTAAATAAATCTTCTTGGATTACATCTGAAGAACGTCAGAATGCATTGCTGGGCTTGGTAGTAAATAATCAACGGTTATATTTTCATGAAGagattaaacaattatcaaagGGTGAAACCTTGTCAAAGTCTAGttctttgataaaattgacaCCATTCCTTGATAGAGATGGTGCTTTGAGAGTCGGTGGCAGACTGAGTAAATCTCTCATGACAAGTGAAGAAAAATATCCGTTGATACTGCCAAAAGAGTCGAAACTTACTGAGCTGGTATTACATGAGTGTCATGCAAATACTTTGCATGGTGGTGCACAACTTATGTTGGCCACCTTGAGGCAACAATATTGGATTGTTGGAGGACGTTTACCAGTCAGAAgtttcattaataaatgtgTTGTTTGTGTGAGACATCGAGCTGAAGCTGCACAACAGTTAATGGGTCAACTACCAGCATCAAGAGTATTGAAATCAAGGCCATTTCTCCATACAGGAGTTGATTATGCTGGTCCGTTTGAACTGAAAACATGGTCAGGTAAATGCAACAGGTCATACAAGGCCTACCTGGTTGTGTTTGTGTGTATGGCGTCGTCAGCCGTTCATCTCGATTTAGCAACTGACTATACAACTGAGGGTTTTTTAGCAGCATTTAAGCGATTTGTCAGTCGTCGTGGACGATGTGAGAAATTGTTCAGTGACTGTGGCACTAATTTTGTGGGTGCAGATGCGGAGTTAAAACGCATGTTTAAGGCATCCTCaaaagaagtaaaaaatctggccAGTCTTCTAGCAAAAGATGGTACAGATTGGAGTTTTATTCCACCTGGATCACCACATTTTGGTGGTAAATGGGAATCAGTTGTAAAGTCAGCTAAACATCACATCAAAAGAGTCATAGGTGATCATAAACTCACCTACGAGCACTTCAGTACCTTTCTGACACAAGTTGAGTGTCTACTCCACTCTAGGCCATTGTGTCCAATGTCTGAGGATCCTGATGACCTCCAGGCATTGACACCTGGTCACTTTCTCATTGGGGAACCACTTAATGCTGTGCCTGAGCCATCAGTGTTGGATGTTCCTGACAATAGACTCAACAAGTGGCGATTGTTGAGGAAGTTTATGGAGTCATTTTGGGACAGGTGGTCGAAGGAGTACTTGCAAAAGTACTTAGTCAGGTCAAAGTGGTTAAAGACATCTCCATGCATTAAAGTGGGTACAATGGCTTTGGTCATTGATGAGAGATTGCCACCCGGTAAATGGGCATTGGCACGAGTAACTGAAGTGTTTCCTGGAGCTGACGGATTAGTCAGGGCAGTCACTGTGAAAACACAAACTGCTGAGTATCAGAGGCCAGTGGCTAAGTTATGTGTTTTGCCAATTGAGGTCGCAGATGAG TCCACATCCTGGCgcaaacataaattattaacacttTATGAAAGAAAGTGTTCACAAAATAAAGATGAGCTAATATTACGTAGTATTAGACGTGTTACATTCACTGCATTACAAAAACGTCAATTTCGAAAATTCTTTACATTTCGTCGAAAAAATGGTTTTATTGAGGATAAAATATATCGTCATTTAGAACCAGGCTGTGCATTTCAACCTAAATTAAATCGTATGAAAGCATATGATCTTGAAGCATTACCAACGTCAAATcaaaaaatgcatttatatCTTGGACAAGCTAGTTTTGATTATTCACATAATAAAGATGCACGTGTATTAGTTGAAGCAATGGATGAATTAGAAAACAC